In the bacterium genome, GATCTTGTGGACTACTTAGTTAATTCACCTGAAAACCGGAGCGATCGGTATGGTGTTTTGGTTGACGTTGCCTTTGATGGAGATGAAGAGGGGAAAAACAACTTTGTTTTGTCTCTTCATGGAAGAGAGCCAGTAATTGAGCATCTTGTTAATGAAAACTTTAATGTTTATACAGGGGTAGGCTATCAAGGGTTTGTCAAAGCTATAAGGGAACCTAAACTGGAAAAGACAGCTACTATCTTGGGTCGACAGGGGACAATGAGACCAACTGAAATTGCAAGTGCTATTGCATCAGATATCGTTAAAAATTATGGAGGAAAAACATCAGAACTAATGGCTGCTTATGAGAAAGTTTTTGATGCATTTCGTATAATTAATTATGGACCAAATTCGCCGTTGAAACATTTTCTTGAGTCATGTGGAATATTTGTTGCCCCCGGCTTCAAAGCAACAGGATCGTCAAATACATTTTATGATGAAATTCTGAGTCTTCTTGAGTTACTTAAAGAAAATAATATTCCATTTTTGGTAACAGAAGGGCAACAAGGTTACACCTTACAGATTGGTTTAGGCGATATTACAGATAGCGCTGATAACATAAGTAGAATTAGAAAAAGTGAAAAGGATATTTATATTTCTGGACGAAATTTTCTTGAACTCGTTTCTGTAAGGTCGAAGTTTTCAGATTCAGATTTAGAAAAAGTCTCACCATATCTGTTCGGTTTGATGTTAGGATCTAGAAATGAATATGGTTATTTGCCTTATGGTATTCTAAATATGGTTGATTTGAATCCTGATAAGTTGATATGGCGATATACTGCAGCTATACAACATATTTTGACATCTGGTTACTTAGATTCAATAGTAGATGCAAGAGCGCAAGGCAAAAGAGTTGCTTTTGATCCTTCTTTTGGATTGGTTTCTGCAGTTAGGCAATGGCAGGAAAATGCATTTGCATACTTGACAAAGCAGCAACTTACCGTAAGATTAACCCGGTATGTAGTTAATTATGGAGCTAAAAAGGATGTGATGCATGATGCTATAAAAAAGTTTATCGAGGACAGGCAGAAACTAAAGTTAGGTGATATTAAATATCACTCTATAGAAGATTTCATTATAGCTTTGAAATCTGATCCATCTTTAATAGAAATATTTTATGACGATGAAATTGGAGCATATATATTTCCTGATGCAGGAGATTCTATCCCTGGAATTATTTTTAGAATTAGTGATATAGTAAATTCAACAAATAGAACAGATTTTTATAAAAAAATGCTACCAGTTATTGCCACATTTTTTGAAAGATTGACTGGTGCAGATCCATCATATAAGATATCTAACATTGTAGAATCAATCAATGCTAATGTTATGGGTTTTTTTGATGCAGCAGTAAATAAGCTTACATCATTGATAGTCGTTCTATCTGTACTAGATTTTGCTACAGTAGGTGGAGATAAACACTATGAATATAGTTATCTAGGAATATCCAAAGAAACCGCAGCCACAATTTTGTTTGCTCAGTTAGACTATACATGGAAGAACTTTTCAAAATCACTAGAAGCTTATGCAGTTTATGGTAACTCCTATTTAAGGAATAAGGGTGAGTTTGCTGCTGAAGCTGCAAAAGGATTCTTTGATAAGGCCAAATTAAAGAATGCATTGGGACAAGGGTTTGTACAAGTATTTTCAAAAGAAAACTTTGCATCTCTTTTTAGAGATATATTACCAGATCCAAAAGATCCTCAACAACTCATAGTAGCTATAGCTTCACCATTTCTATCTGTTTTCTTATATACCAATGTAGTAAAAACTATTTTGTCTGGTATTGAAAGTTTTTTTGGTATAGCTGATCCGATCATGTCTGCTAATATATCATTATTTCCTTTAGGTACAATCTTTACATATATGACTTTGATATCTTTGTTTATGGGGCCATTTGTAAGGTTGAAGGAATCAGCAGTAGTAGATAGAGTTAAAGACATAAAAAGTAGTAACAATTTTGAAAAAATAGGGTTAACTTTAGGTAGATTTAGTTCAGATATACTAGCCAGAGCTTCAGTCATAGGTCTTTTCGGTGGGATAAATAGTGTGATACTAGCCTTTGGTCACTCGATGGTGACAGAAGGCTTGCTTGGAATTGTTAACTCTCCACTAGTTGCAATAGTTGTTGCAATTCCTATGGTAAGTAAGATATCTGCAGCTTTTCGTAAGCTAAATAGTTATGAAGGAATATTGGGTATTAAGCAAATTACACCAATTGCATATAGTCTAACTCCATATAGTGAGCTAGGTACATTATTCAAAAGACAAGGACTTATCGGGAGTGTGATCTCATTGGTAAATATACTAGCTTACAAAGTTTATCCCGATGTACTTAGTATTCCTATAAAATTATTAACAACTGTTTTACGTCGTTCCATTGCAAATATACCAAATATAAAAGATGCAAGAAGTTTATTTACAGACACTTCGACATCCTTGCCAGTTCAAGTTCCTGAAGACTCACTAAAGTTTGTTATCAACTCAATTCTTTTCAACATGACTTATTGGAGTTTCTTTTTTGCATATGATATTGAAGCTGCAAAGAGCTTGAACAACATATATAGACTTGGATTGGTTGGTCCAGCAATAAGAAGTATGAACAATCTTTTAAGAAGGTTGGGTTATGGAAAAGTAGGTGATCCAACAAAGGAAAGGGAGGAAGTATTGAAGCAATTTGATGGCAAGGAGTAAAATTATGAAAATATATATCCTAACTTAGTAAATATTTAATATTATGAGAAAAAGTTCTTTTAAGGAAACTGTCCGTTTAATACAATCAGTGTTTCCACGTGAATTAGATAATGTTGGAACAGGACTGACTTTGACAGAAGCAATGCATAACGTTTGGGATATTGATAATGTAGAAACTCCTCGGACACCAAGAACTACAACAGCACTACTATTGGCTCTTCTACTTGGACTTTCTACTTATGTTGTTTTTCCAAATCAATTTAAAGGAGCTGTCAATATTATCAAAGGTGCTATTCCTGCTTTTACTGAAGCCACAGCAGATCGTAATGATTTGGATACTTTGAATGTGGAACTTGAAATATTGAAAGATCAAGTTCTTGAGTGGGTTAAAATTGGAAGTGAGATTAATAACATCCCTATCAAAAGAATGCGTGATGAAGATGTAATGAATCAGATTAAAGGAGCACTTCCAAAGTCTAGCAACAGTGTTGCAGCTTTAAGTATGCTTACTAACCGTAATAACCCTTTTTTTGATGAACAAGATATCCAAGAGATTCGAAGTAACGGACGGCTTTCTGATGATCAGAATGCTAGGATCGATGCTGAAACTATCAGAACCTATCAAGGACTGAAAGTAAGAGAACAAGAAGTAAAAAATAATTATCATAAAGAATTAGTCAATTTCTTGGTATTGAATGGAATAATAGATCCAGAACATGCAGATTTTCTTCGAGATATATTAACACAATGAATCTCTATATACCAGGTACCATATTCACTATTGGGATCTTCCTTAGAACTGATCTTGTCTGACCTATAGCTGATGAACCATATTTATCAAAACTAGATCCTGTACTGCCTAATGCTGATTCTATCATTTTTGGTAAATTTGGTAACATCAAATATATACCATATGCTGCTAAGCTGTATACCAAATTGATCGTAGATGAGCCAGTATTCCCTGTAATACCAAGACCAGTAGGAAACCAATTCAGATTGGACGTGGAGGAAATAAATCCAGCACCTAAAAATACAATCAATATCGAAGCTGCATAAAAAATAGGAAATGTAAGTACTGAAGCTAATAATGACTTAAACCATTTAGTTATCAATTTATTTTGACCTGGCAAAGCAGATGAAATAAAGTATAAAGGTGCCAATACTGGCAAAAAAAGTATGTAAACAAAAGACTTGATTAATGCAAAAAATATCTTAAACATTGTAAAAAATGCTACTGCAGCAAGTATAAATGCAATCAATCCACCTGGGCTATTTGCGCTAAAGTTTATAGTATTTGAAGTAGAAGGAGCTTGTGTAGTTGTTGAACCAGACACACCAGCTGGCATAGTCCCAGGATTAGATTGGCTAGGAGGTGTTGTTTTAGTTGTCTTATCCCCTGTGAATCCTGAAAGCATATTATTAAGCATCTGGACCAAAACGCCGGTTAACTCAGTATTTCCAAGTTGAATAGGCGATATTTCAATACTGCCGGCACTATTACTGGTAAACAATGTATCAATTTTGCCTCCAATATTACCAACTCCGAATACATTGAAAACATTCAAGCTATTTGCACTTAGATATTGAAAATAATCGTCAATTTCTTTAGACAGACTTACATATGTTTGACCATCATATATTTGACCTATACTCATACCATTATATACATCGGGAATATTTACTGTAACTGAATTACTCTTACTATCTGAATATTGAATAAGCAGACCTCCTGCAGGAACATTTAATTTAACTTGGTTAAATACATAACTTTGTAAACCACTTGTAAGTAAATTTCCGGAATCTAATATAAGTGCTGAAATAGGGTAGCTAAAAATTATCAATAGAATAGCAACTATAAGACTAGGAATACCATTTAATAGACTTATTAAGGCTCCAGGATTGATTTTCTTCCTAAATAGTATAGCCAATGCATCTATAATAATAATTATTATTACAATGCTAATAGCAATGCTTACAGTTAAGCTTGAAGCTTTAGAAGTTGCTTGTAATATTTCGGCTCCTGTAGAAGTTACAAATTTAGGTAAAATAGCTGCAGCATCAGTATACTTCACAGGGTTTATCTTTGCCAAAGTTTGATTTGCAAAGTACTCTGTTGAGACAGGTTTGTTTTGATACAAACTAGCCATGGTATTTCCCATAAATCCAATAGTACTACTTCCATTTATATCTGTAATTACAAAATCTCCACTTGATGTCCTATCGTAAGAAGCATAATTGGGTATATAGAAAGTTGGGTAATATGCTTCTAAAAAGTCATCTATTTCATTTTCAGGTACAACTATAGTGTCTTTGCAAGGTATAGTAAACCAGTTTATTGCTATATCACCAATACTTGTCAAATTGTCAAATTCTTTTGTATCAAAAGTAGGTCCAGAATAAGCTATCCACTTTGACCACGGCTTGCTTGCACCTTGTTCTTGACATTTTGCATAATCCATTCCTTGAGCTATCACCATATTTGAAAGACCTGCAGCATTTACAGTCTTTTCATACTTAGTTGCTACTACAAATAGTGAGACAAAAATTATCACCAAAATACTAAACAAATTTCGGATTTTATTTTTTTTGATCCAAAATAACTCTAATTTTTTTAGTTGTATATTTGTTTTTGTAGAAAGTATCTGAAATTTATTCATATTATCTTGATGAATTTGAACAAAAGTATCTATCAAATATCTCTGTCGCTGTAAATTCAAAGTGTTTTCTCAGTTGAGCAGTAGTTCTTGCACTTTCGCCATATCTATCAAGTGCAATTATACGAAAAATCTTGCCTTGTAGCAATGATTTTTCAGCAAGAAATCCAGCGATAGTTGTACCAAGTCCACCTATTCTATTATGTTCTTCCAATACATATACTTCATCAAAATTTGAAACTAAATTTGCGATATCTTTATCAAGTAAAGGTTTTATTCTTGATGAATTGTATATTGAAACTGGATATCCAAACTTTTCATCAATTAATTTTGCAAGATTCATTGATTCACCAACCATTGTACCGTGAGCTATTAGCAAGATTTTTTTCTTATGATTCTCATTAGTTTGATGACTTTCAAAAACTAATCTTTCTGGATATTCCAAATTATACTTTTGTTCTCTAGGATTTACTTCTATTGCAATTTCTGGTTCGCGATTTAGGCGAATGTATGTTGGACCTAACTCATTTGCAGAAAGCAATGTCAAACTTTTTGCTTCTGTATAATCAGCAGGAGAAAAAATTTGCATATTTACAAAACTTTGCATAACACCAAGGTCTTCCAAAACTTGAACACTCATCCCATCAGCTGCATAGCTCAATCCTACATGTGAGGATATAAGTTTCACATTTAGATTTTGCTGGTCTATAGATATTCGTATTTGATCCACGCATCTCATAGGAAGGAATTCTGCAAATGATGCAAAATAAACGATATTGTTTGGATCTGCCATGGCAATGCCAGCAGCTACAGTAGCAGCGGATTGCTCTGCTATTCCACACTCTACAAACCTATCTGGTGCAAGTTCTTTGAATTTTGTAAGTCCTAATGACTTTTCTAAATCTGCAGAAATTACCCAAACATTTTGATTTCCTGCTAATTCTGCAAGAGCATCTGCAAATCCATCTCGCGAAGATTTTGTACTATTTTGTAATAATTTTAAAGACATAGTAAATTAATTTTCAAGCTCGGTTACAGCTAATTCTAATTCTGATTTAGTTAACACTTTTGAATGCCATTCATAGTTATTCTCAAGAAAGTTAACTCCTTTTCCTGCCGTAGTGTATGATAATAGTACATTTGGTTGTTGATTTGAAAAGTTCGAATGGCTAAATACTTTGATAATGTCATGAATATCGTTTCCATTTAATTTTGATACATTCATATCAAAAGCAATAAGTTTTTTTTCTAGATCTTCTAAAGGAAGTATATGATTTGATCTTCCTGATTGTTGAATATTATTTCTGTCAATAATTATAGTTAAGTTATCAAGTTTGAACTTACTTGCAATCAAAAAGGATTCCCAAACACTACCTTCGTTCATTTCGCCATCAGATATCAAAACAAACACTTGATTTTTTTTGTTCGTTTTTTTGTAAAAAATAGCTTCACCCACCGCTAAACCAACTCCTTGACCGAGGCTTCCAGAAGAATTTTCAATAAAATAATCTAAGTTTCTATGGGTATGACCTTGCAAAATGGAACCAAGAGACCGCAGGTTATTCAATTCAGCAAATTTTATCAAACCTATCTCGGCTAGGATGGAATAAAGTAACGGAGCATAGTGACCTGCACTTAAGATAAATTTATCTTCAAATACTTTATTTTCCAAATCCACAATCTTATTCTTCAACAAAGGATTTCGCAATACATAAAAAAATAAATATGCGAGCAAATCAACGGCACCCAAAGGGCCAGCTATATGACCGCTTCCTGCTAAATGAGTTGATATCAATATATTTTTGCGAATATTTT is a window encoding:
- a CDS encoding transketolase, with product MFDEKLFKNITKNIRKNILISTHLAGSGHIAGPLGAVDLLAYLFFYVLRNPLLKNKIVDLENKVFEDKFILSAGHYAPLLYSILAEIGLIKFAELNNLRSLGSILQGHTHRNLDYFIENSSGSLGQGVGLAVGEAIFYKKTNKKNQVFVLISDGEMNEGSVWESFLIASKFKLDNLTIIIDRNNIQQSGRSNHILPLEDLEKKLIAFDMNVSKLNGNDIHDIIKVFSHSNFSNQQPNVLLSYTTAGKGVNFLENNYEWHSKVLTKSELELAVTELEN